The Nicotiana tomentosiformis chromosome 2, ASM39032v3, whole genome shotgun sequence genome includes the window TGTTTTTGCATACATATCAACCAAAGCATTACCCATGGCCACATCATGAGTGCTCTGGTATTTAATCGCAATAGCATGTAGCTGTCTTCCCAAAGACAGGGATGCTGTATTGGCACATATGTTGATCATAGAGCATAACAAAATGCTATCAATTTCCCTATGCATCCGACGTAATTCACAAAAATGTTCAAGGTACTCACTGCTATTTTTACCTTCACGTGCATAGCCAGTAATTAACGCAGTGCATGAAATCCTATCTTTGTTCTGCAACTTCTTGTATAGATAATTTGCATTGGCCAGGTTTCCACATTTTACATAGGCATCAACTAATGCTCCACTAATAATACTGTACGACTCATAACCAAGTCGAATGATACATCCATGTATCATACTGACTTTCGCTAGCCCACTACGCTTGCCACCTCCTATAGATGCTTTGAGAATGCTTCCAAACGTGAAGCAATCGGGGAGTATACCTTGTCTGAGCATCCAACGGAATAACAgaaatgcatcaatgctaaaaccatgaaaaGCATATCCAGAAATCATGACATTCCAAGAAACCAAATCCCTCTCTGCCATTGACTCGAAAACACAAAAAGCATTCTCCATTGCCCCACACTTAGAATGAAAATCAACCAACGCACTCTGTACACACAAATTATCCAAAAACCTGCTCTTCTGAATGCACCCTTGTATTTGCTTTCCTAAATTCAAACATGATACACTAGTGCACGCCCTTAAAACGcttccataagtaaattgatttGCCCTCACCCCTTCCCTACGCATAGCAACAAACACATCAAGGGCTTCTTGTGAATATCCATTCTGAGAGTACCCAGATAAAAGCGCAGTCCATGAAACCACATTCCTTTCAGGCAATTTATCAAACAAATTGCAGGCAGACACCATGTCATTGGACATTGTATAGAAAATGATCAACTTGGTTCCTAAATGAACATTTGAAGGAAACCCAATAGTTATAAGATGGGAGTGGACCAAACGGCCCTGTTTATGAGCCCTTAGGTCAATGCAAAGCTGAATAATATTTGAGTAAATAGTATAGTCTGCTTTAATAGGGTTGTGAAAAGCAAGTAATAGAGCTTCCGTAAGCCTTCTGGCATTGTAGGGTGTCTCAATGGCTGATTTTAGGGGAGGAGACTGAAAGATTGGGCTAAGCCAGTTAACTACATTTCTATACGTTCTATT containing:
- the LOC104113286 gene encoding pentatricopeptide repeat-containing protein At3g20730-like isoform X1 gives rise to the protein MMNRTYRNVVNWLSPIFQSPPLKSAIETPYNARRLTEALLLAFHNPIKADYTIYSNIIQLCIDLRAHKQGRLVHSHLITIGFPSNVHLGTKLIIFYTMSNDMVSACNLFDKLPERNVVSWTALLSGYSQNGYSQEALDVFVAMRREGVRANQFTYGSVLRACTSVSCLNLGKQIQGCIQKSRFLDNLCVQSALVDFHSKCGAMENAFCVFESMAERDLVSWNVMISGYAFHGFSIDAFLLFRWMLRQGILPDCFTFGSILKASIGGGKRSGLAKVSMIHGCIIRLGYESYSIISGALVDAYVKCGNLANANYLYKKLQNKDRISCTALITGYAREGKNSSEYLEHFCELRRMHREIDSILLCSMINICANTASLSLGRQLHAIAIKYQSTHDVAMGNALVDMYAKTGEIDDANNVFHHMTEKNIISWTSMISANGAHGRGVDAVSCFKKMECEGFEPNDITFLSLLFACSHNGLTAEGWECFRKMVRKYKIIPRDEHYSCLVDLFARSGCLNESYYLICRMNIKPSASLWGSVLGACRVYGNMYLGEVAARHLCNFEPMNAVSYVVLASMYSAAGLWDSARDARDVVQTRRLTKDPGYSLFQSDNDMLALPPTG
- the LOC104113286 gene encoding pentatricopeptide repeat-containing protein At3g20730-like isoform X2 codes for the protein MSNDMVSACNLFDKLPERNVVSWTALLSGYSQNGYSQEALDVFVAMRREGVRANQFTYGSVLRACTSVSCLNLGKQIQGCIQKSRFLDNLCVQSALVDFHSKCGAMENAFCVFESMAERDLVSWNVMISGYAFHGFSIDAFLLFRWMLRQGILPDCFTFGSILKASIGGGKRSGLAKVSMIHGCIIRLGYESYSIISGALVDAYVKCGNLANANYLYKKLQNKDRISCTALITGYAREGKNSSEYLEHFCELRRMHREIDSILLCSMINICANTASLSLGRQLHAIAIKYQSTHDVAMGNALVDMYAKTGEIDDANNVFHHMTEKNIISWTSMISANGAHGRGVDAVSCFKKMECEGFEPNDITFLSLLFACSHNGLTAEGWECFRKMVRKYKIIPRDEHYSCLVDLFARSGCLNESYYLICRMNIKPSASLWGSVLGACRVYGNMYLGEVAARHLCNFEPMNAVSYVVLASMYSAAGLWDSARDARDVVQTRRLTKDPGYSLFQSDNDMLALPPTG